The following proteins are encoded in a genomic region of Marasmius oreades isolate 03SP1 chromosome 10, whole genome shotgun sequence:
- a CDS encoding putative NRPS-like protein biosynthetic cluster (antiSMASH:Cluster_10.3), protein MNFIRPHLNLGYEPDLPHGVNGLPELIAFNAQHNQHLVFCRQIRAGEGYHEITFAQLQAAVERCSAWLVASGVTEGPAAPSPVGIFLGSDVSIFIYIAALLRIGTPVLLLSARLSSLAVAHLLRSTSTSSLLYSPQVSRTVQSIEGLDTYFRLAPGYESFLSDDLTTIPIPPPYLHTVRHQLGAVIMHSSGTTGLPKPIYHAPAYLLGYAACHNLSQPSSPFGYNVSTLPLYHGFGLLAPCLSLSIGLPFVLPPASIIPTALTTLASLRLHNAYSMLSVPSVLEDILTSSDLDAITTLKSLNFIAIGGAPMKEFVAEQLVSKGVKLLNHWGATEIGAIALIQHPPPNYDWHYLIPRTDLNLEIVPIDPSSCRLIGHPPGWSQPFHVQDLLIRNPSAHNQLRILGRADDLIVLCTGEKVRPTSLERAVAEHPQVKDVLAFGSGRPGLGLLVELLDGTTNPNDNSFMQSFIPYLERGNSLTDGHGKVASKMVIFTTAAQKPLIRTDKGSLARKENFVAFQEEIEDCYEAAEQLEVDPLPTAAAVGDGGGGDLQDSIRQLVVRVCATTSAVDFSDPVNDSLDFFEMGMDSLQATRLRRMIQSALPGTSSVLPPDFCFRHSSVAKLCNAIVNIDSVQDSSEEARVEEMHAMVDKCIRELRTFEALATVTRNQCCEGRGKFVLLTGSTGSLGCLLLEKLSADPTVRKLFCLNRPRRGGSRAHQIYALKKRGVIIRPEHWEKVIFLQGRTGADKFGLSDTNYSQLLEVTHIIHNAWPVDFNRTLSSFEPHIRTILNLVKLCLQSTTLGTLNPKRILFASSIAVVGNYPLLVEPGAVDIPETALDARATDGFGYPEAKWVCEKVLEGANEMYGSVVRTSSVRIGQMTGPEGSGAWNETEHFPMMCRSSQVVGALPVIDGSLSWMPVNRAAVVICELLFCQRFQPFYHLENPSRQSWEGIIEHLSKALIPSDNNGDPSTSTGTLPVIPFPEWVERVRSFGGDPTQNAALKIMDFIQRDFVRMAGGSVILNTNGARKDSPTMVRSTAVERRHVEEYCGYWRSVGVLK, encoded by the exons ATGAATTTCATCCGTCCTCATCTCAATCTCGGTTACGAACCAGACCTCCCTCACGGCGTCAACGGTCTTCCGGAACTTATCGCCTTCAATGCGCAACATAATCAGCACCTCGTCTTTTGTCGGCAAATCCGTGCTGGAGAAGGCTATCACGAAATCACCTTTGCCCAGCTCCAGGCAGCCGTCGAGCGATGTTCTGCATGGCTGGTTGCCAGCGGTGTCACCGAGGGACCCGCAGCTCCTTCCCCAGTTGGTATCTTTCTTGGTAGCGACGTATCGATTTTCATATACATCGCTGCTCTCCTTCGCATTGGAACTCCT GTCCTACTTCTGTCTGCACGACTTAGTAGCCTAGCCGTCGCACACTTGTTAAggtccacctccacctcctctcTTCTTTATAGCCCCCAAGTCTCTCGCACCGTCCAGTCCATCGAAGGTCTTGACACTTATTTCCGACTCGCTCCCGGATACGAGTCGTTCCTCAGTGATGACCTCACAACAATACCGATACCTCCTCCGTACCTTCATACAGTTCGCCACCAACTTGGCGCTGTCATCATGCACAGTTCCG GGACGACCGGCCTTCCGAAACCCATATATCATGCTCCAGCCTACCTCTTGGGCTACGCCGCTTGTCACAATCTTTCACAACCCTCCAGTCCTTTCGGATACAACGTCTCCACACTGCCTTTGTATCAT ggttTTGGCCTTCTCGCACCATGTCTATCGTTGTCTATCGGTCTTCCCTTTGTCTTACCCCCGGCATCTATCATACCGACGGCTCTTACAACACTCGCTTCTCTCAGGCTTCACAATGCCTATTCCATGCTCTCAGTTCCCTCCGTCCTCGAGGACATCTTGACCAGTTCAGATCTTGACGCAATCACTACACTCAAATCCCTCAACTTCATTGCAATAGGTGGCGCCCCTATGAAAGAGTTTGTTGCCGAACAACTCGTGTCAAAAGGTGTCAAGTTGCTAAATCATTGGG GTGCTACAGAGATCGGTGCCATCGCCCTCATTCAACATCCTCCACCCAACTACGACTGGCATTACCTCATCCCTCGAACCGATCTCAACCTCGAGATTGTTCCCATCGACCCGTCCTCTTGTCGCCTCATAGGTCATCCGCCAGGCTGGTCCCAACCCTTCCATGTTCAGGACCTCCTCATCCGTAacccttcagcacataaCCAACTGCGAATTCTGGGCCGAGCAGACGACCTCATTGTTCTCTGTACTGGCGAAAAAGTTCGTCCGACCAGTTTAGAGCGTGCGGTTGCCGAACACCCGCAAGTCAAGGATGTGTTAGCGTTTGGTTCCGGGCGCCCAGGTCTCGGGTTACTCGTCGAATTACTTGATGGTACCACCAATCCGAATGATAACTCCTTCATGCAGAGTTTCATACCTTATCTTGAACGAGGTAATTCCCTTACAGACGGGCATGGGAAAGTCGCGTCGAAGATGGTCATCTTCACCACTGCAGCCCAAAAACCACTCATACGCACGGACAAAGGCAGCTTGGCCCGCAAGGAAAATTTTGTAGCGTTTCAAGAGGAGATTGAGGACTGTTACGAAGCAGCGGAACAGTTAGAGGTTGACCCCTTACCTACCGCTGCCGCTGTGGGTgacggtggaggtggtgacCTCCAAGATTCAATCCGGCAACTCGTGGTAAGAGTATGTGCTACGACTTCCGCGGTAGACTTTTCGGATCCTGTGAATGATTCACTCGACTTTTTCGAGATGGGAATGGATAGCTTGCAGGCTACGCGCCTCCGGAGAATGATTCAATCTGCTCTCCCCGGTACCTCCTCTGTGCTTCCGCCGGATTTCTGTTTTCGTCATTCGTCTGTTGCGAAACTCTGCAATGCGATAGTGAACATTGATAGTGTACAGGACTCGTCTGAAGAGGCGCGAGTGGAGGAGATGCATGCTATGGTTGATAAATGCATTCGGGAATTGAGGACCTTCGAGGCCCTTGCAACTGTGACACGAAACCAGTGTTGTGAAGGTCGAGGCAAGTTCGTTCTTCTTACCGGATCCACTGGGAGTTTGGGCTGTTTATTGTTGGAGAAGCTTTCTGCGGACCCCACCGTGCGCAAATTGTTCTGTTTGAACCGGCCGCGTCGGGGTGGGTCGAGGGCGCACCAGATCTATGCTCTCAAGAAACGGGGTGTGATTATACGTCCGGAACATTGGGAAAAGGTCATCTTTCTCCAAGGTCGAACTGGCGCGGATAAGTTTGGGCTGAGTGATACGAATTATTCGCAG CTGTTGGAAGTAACACACATCATACATAATGCCTGGCCTGTTGATTTCAACCGCACGCTCTCTTCCTTCGAACCACATATCAGAACGATATTGAACCTTGTCAAACTATGCCTCCAAAGCACTACCCTCGGGACCCTGAACCCCAAACGTATCCTCTTTGCCTCTTCCATCGCGGTCGTAGGGAACTATCCGCTTTTGGTAGAACCTGGAGCGGTAGATATACCCGAAACTGCGCTCGACGCACGAGCCACCGATGGGTTTGGCTACCCCGAGGCGAAGTGGGTGTGTGAGAAGGTGTTGGAGGGGGCGAATGAGATGTATGGATCGGTGGTTCGTACGTCGTCGGTGAGGATTGGACAAATGACGGGACCGGAGGGCTCGGGTGCGTGGAATGAGACGGAGCATTTCCCGATGATGTGTAGGAGTTCACAAGTAGTTGGGGCGTTACCTGTGATTGATGGG TCCCTTTCGTGGATGCCAGTAAACCGTGCGGCAGTTGTCATTTGCGAGCTTTTGTTTTGTCAAAGGTTTCAGCCTTTTTATCATTTGGAGAATCCCTCCCGACAGTCATGGGAAGGAATTATCGAACATCTGTCTAAAGCACTTATTCCGTCGGATAATAACGGCGACCCGTCGACATCCACTGGTACTCTGCCGGTGATTCCGTTCCCGGAATGGGTCGAACGTGTACGTTCGTTCGGTGGCGATCCGACACAGAACGCTGCGTTGAAGATTATGGATTTCATTCAACGTGATTTTGTAAGGATGGCGGGGGGGAGTGTTATTCTGAATACGAACGGTGCGCGTAAGGATTCGCCAACTATGGTGAGGAGTACGGCAGTTGAGAGGAGACATGTGGAGGAGTATTGTGGATATTGGAGGTCTGTGGGGGTGTTGAAGTAG
- a CDS encoding uncharacterized protein (antiSMASH:Cluster_10.3): protein MSHSQPTPTPYVQPGDALNDFLRSFWQRLIDEAEQETPDYRHPALPLARIKKVMKSDPDVKMIAADAPILFCKACEIFISEITARAFINADSNKRRTLSRSDITKALAKCDQFDFLIDIVPRDEGTGGSGGGGKRRKGTAGGEQTSLEAVQSTDVIEQLSSLLGPQQDGSAS from the exons ATGTCCCACTCGCAACCAACACCGACGCCCTACGTCCAGCCCGGAGATGCCCTTAATGACTTTCTACGCTCGTTCTGGCAACGTTTAATTGATGAAGCAGAACAAGAAACACCCGACTATCGACATCCTGCGCTGCCATTGGCGAGGATAAAAAAGGTCATGAAGAGCGATCCAGATGTGAAGATGATTGCAGCGGACGCCCCAATCCTGTTTTGCAAAGCCTGTGAAA TCTTCATATCAGAAATCACAGCACGTGCGTTCATCAACGCGGACTCTAACAAGAGACGAACACTTTCGCGGTCGGATATAACAAAGGCACTAGCTAAATGTGATCAGTTTGACTTTCTTATCGACATCGTTCCTCGGGATGAAGGTACGGGCGGGAGTGGCGGTGGAGGGAAGCGAAGGAAAGGGACAGCAGGCGGTGAACAGACCTCACTGGAGGCAGTTCAATCGACGGATGTGATTGAGCAG CTGAGTTCACTATTGGGACCTCAGCAAGACGGTTCGGCTTCGTAG